DNA from Polaribacter sp. NJDZ03:
GTAATTGATAAAACTGCATCGAAAACCTTACATCAAAAATTCACATAACTTACAATCTATAGATTAAAAAAAATAAATTACTAAAATCTTAATGTTTATCAACAGTAAAAAAAAATTAATATAAACTTTAGATTACATGGTATAAAAACAAAAGTTATTATGGCAATTTATGCAATTGGAGATATACATGGTAGTATAAACGCATTAAAAACTATTTTTCAACAGGGTTTGATAAAAGAAAATGATAAAGTTGTTTTTCTTGGAGACTATATTGATAAGGGCCCTGATAGCAAAGGCGTTATTGATTGGTTAATTGAAAAAAACAAAACATTCGACTTCGAATTTATTCGTGGCAACCATGAGGTAATGATGACACTTGCCAAATCTTCCACCAAAATATTTAAGCATTGGCTAAACGATTATGGAGGATCACTTACATTAAACTCCTATAATATTGATGATACCCAAAGTTGGATGCATCAAATAGATAAAAAGCTTTGGAATTTTATTGATTCTTGCTTACCTTATTTAGAAATTGGAGAATTTATTTTTGTGCATGCAGGACTTGAAAAAAACAAGCATTTAGAGGAACAAAATGAGCATTATTTATATCATAACAAGTTTGAAAAACCAACAATTTATGACGCAAATAAAATAGTGATTTGCGGACATACTGCTCGGATAAATGGAAAAATAGCAGATTTTGGTCACACAATTTGTATTGATACTTTTGCACATGGTGGCATGTGGTTAACTTGTTTGAATGTTGAAACAGGCCAGTTTTTAAAAGCAAATAACAAAGGAGAAATAGAAGAAGGAAAATTAAAAAAAATGCATTTAATCTCTTAAATTGAATTTAGCTAGTTTTAGAAAACACGGTATTAAGGCACGTTTATCTTTAAAAAAACTAACAAAAATAGACTTCTTAAAAAGCCTTCTTTTTATAAAATGAATATAATAAAACTGATCTAAAATCTGTCTTTAAATGACTAAAAATGGACTGAATTTCGTAAATTAGTAGCTGTAAAAAAACAAAAACGTTTTATTGTATGAAAGTAATCATTCAAAACAAAGTGACGAAATAATGTTATGGAAAGAAAGATAGGAATTATTTACTCTTCTATAGACGGACAGACTAAAAAAATTTGTAAAAAGCTAAGTGCTAATTTCAATAAAAATCAAATAAAAACAGCACTATTTTCAATTGAAAATTTTAATGGTAATTTATCTGAATTTCACACACTAATAATTGGAGCTAGTATTAGATATGGAAAACACAACAAACAAGTTTATGAATTTATCTTAAAAAACAAAGAGCATCTTAAAGAAATAAAAACGGCCTTTTTCTCAGTTAATTTAGTGGCAAGAAAAGAAGATAAAAACACCCCTTCTACAAATCCCTATCTAATTAAATTTATAAAAGAAATAAATTGGACTCCAGATTTCTTAGAAGTATTTGCAGGTAAATTAGATTATAAATCATATTCAATAATAGACAGAATTATGATTAAACTAATTATGAGATTAACGGATGGTCCTACAAAATCTAAAGAACCAATAGAATTTACCAATTGGCAAAAAGTAGACGATTTTAGTTTAAAAATAAGTCAGAATTGCAAAAACAAACACATTACATTGTAAGTTTAACTACAAGGTAATGTGTTAATCAATTCAAATTATTTCAATAATTCTGGAGTATTAAGAATCAATTCTATTTTTTTAATAATTACAGTAATTTGACTCATCTGCGCTTCTATATTTCTAAAATAAAGACTAATATCTCTGTTAACCCAACTTTCAGAAATAACTCTAGCACCTAAGCTAATTCTTAAAACAGCACTTTGTATATCATCTTCATACTTAACGTTTACCGCCTGCCCAATATGACACTTTTGTGCCGCAAGCCTTATAATCTCTAAAGATTCTCCTTCAAACTTATTAGAAAGGTCGGAGTTTAAAAGCGTGTATAATTTTTTTACATTCTCTACAGATAATACTTCTTTATTTTTAAGGATGAAAAAAGGAAAAATAGTACGAATATTTCTTATTCCAAATTCTTCATTACCTACATTTGGTTTATCACCATAAACAGGTTTTAAAAAGGCTGCGTCTTTTATAGAGTCTTCTATAAAATTACAAAACATCTCAATCCCCATATTTCTGTATAAAATAGGCGTTTTATAATATCTATCCATTTCTACTATAGCAGCATTCCAACGCATATAAGAACCATAATTAAATCCGTCCGATAATTCTTTAGAACAAAACCAATTAACTGGCCAATCAGAATGATTAAAATATTGCGTTAATCCTTTAGGCAACTTCTTTTTGGCATCAGTAATTTGCTGACTCACACATTCTGGAAAAATTAATGCTCCAGAATACGGAGGTCCTGTAAAATATTTACTTCCGGTAATACTAACAATATACCCCTTGTTTAAATAATTCTGAATGTCTGCAGGATCTAATCTTAACTGTGCAGCATCTATAATTACTTGTAGTGACACCTCTTTAAGATCATCTATCTCTTGCATCATTTTTACACTAGGAGATTGATAGCCTAATTTAGAATGATCCATTACATGCAATATCGCTTGTCTTCCTAATTTATAAGTTTCAGTAATGG
Protein-coding regions in this window:
- a CDS encoding metallophosphoesterase family protein gives rise to the protein MAIYAIGDIHGSINALKTIFQQGLIKENDKVVFLGDYIDKGPDSKGVIDWLIEKNKTFDFEFIRGNHEVMMTLAKSSTKIFKHWLNDYGGSLTLNSYNIDDTQSWMHQIDKKLWNFIDSCLPYLEIGEFIFVHAGLEKNKHLEEQNEHYLYHNKFEKPTIYDANKIVICGHTARINGKIADFGHTICIDTFAHGGMWLTCLNVETGQFLKANNKGEIEEGKLKKMHLIS
- the hemG gene encoding menaquinone-dependent protoporphyrinogen IX dehydrogenase, with protein sequence MERKIGIIYSSIDGQTKKICKKLSANFNKNQIKTALFSIENFNGNLSEFHTLIIGASIRYGKHNKQVYEFILKNKEHLKEIKTAFFSVNLVARKEDKNTPSTNPYLIKFIKEINWTPDFLEVFAGKLDYKSYSIIDRIMIKLIMRLTDGPTKSKEPIEFTNWQKVDDFSLKISQNCKNKHITL